Proteins encoded together in one Vitis vinifera cultivar Pinot Noir 40024 chromosome 4, ASM3070453v1 window:
- the LOC100243947 gene encoding uncharacterized protein LOC100243947, giving the protein MEGSLVPESAMESVGRTLANVKDMQTHLKDFLSLCDPQVIAQLPPLQRAQAHLTLAKATTTLFALNLRCKGVNPDDHPIKSELERLRLYEDKLERLMDSNKEPLRPSTILNHQAATRFIEHSLPDLTPEQKQSMREISRGEGPKIKHSERSGQKKRKYSSDKQSIQNAAQAFLEKAARELLGDNKDGFKGPLQVNSSDEDDKPDN; this is encoded by the exons ATGGAGGGCAGTCTGGTGCCAGAATCGGCGATGGAGTCGGTGGGTAGAACCCTGGCCAACGTCAAAGATATGCAAACCCATTTGAAGGACTTCCTATCTCTCTGCGACCCTCAAGTCATTGCCCAATTGCCACCTCTTCAACGGGCTCAAGCTCATCTCACGCTCGCCAAGGCCACTACCACCCTCTTTGCat TGAACTTGAGGTGTAAGGGCGTGAACCCAGATGACCATCCTATTAAATCAGAACTG GAGAGATTGAGGTTGTATGAAGACAAACTAGAGCGGTTAATGGACTCAAATAAAG AACCATTGCGACCTTCTACTATCCTAAATCATCAGGCAGCAACCCGCTTCATTGAACATTCTTTGCCTGATCTTACGCCAG AGCAAAAGCAAAGTATGAGGGAGATCAGCAGGGGAGAGGGGCCAAAGATTAAGCATTCAGAGAGGAGTGGTCAAAAGAAGAGGAAGTATTCATCTGATAAACAATCTATTCAAAATGCTGCCCAGGCTTTTCTTGAAAAGGCAGCCCGTGAGCTTCTTGGTGATAATAAAGATGGTTTTAAGGGACCTCTACAAGTCAACTCCTCCGATGAAGATGACAAGCCTGACAACTGA